GTATCGCTGGCAGAGGCTGCCTGAAACAACCGTTCAGCATCCTGCTCAAGGGTATAGTCATCGTCGCCAAACAAAAGAAGGACGGGCGGGAAGTTCAGCGTTGTAAGAATTTCTTCAATCATGAGTAACACGTTCGATGGTGTGGTCCGTATCTATCGTTGTGTTGTGCGAGGATCCAGTGCGTCACGCAAACCATCGCCCAAAAGGTTAACGGCAATTACGGCAATTGCCATGGCAGCAGCAGGGAAAACCGTAAGGCCCCAGTTTGTTCCAAGTGCTATGTATCCGTACCCATCCTTGATCATTTGTCCGAGTGACGACATCGGTGGCTGGACGCCAAGACCGATAAACGAGAGTGATGCTTCGGCAATGATGGCAGTGGCAAACCCGGCAGTCGTTAGCACAATCACAGGTCCGGCGGCATTGGGCAGCATGTGACGGAGGATGGTGCGGACTGCACCAAAACCAAATGCACGTGTGGCTTCTACATACTCAGCTTCTCGGATGGAGAAGAACTGTCCGCGGACAATCCTTGCAATGTCAACCCAGGAACTCATGCCAATGGCAACAAAGGTCTGCCAGTAGCCCTTGCCCAGAATAACGCTGAATGCAATCACAAGGAGAAGGGCGGGGAATGACCAGACAACGTTCACAACCCACATTACACCGTCATCAACCCAGCCCCTGAAATATCCGGCAAAGGCACCAAGCGTAACGCCTATCAGGAGTGCGATAGCCTGGGCGATGAGCCCAACGGTCAGCGATACCCGCAAACCATAAATCAGTCTGCTGAACACGTCACGACCAAAACGATCAGTGCCGAGCAGGAACAGGGGCCGGTGGTGCCAGTCGTCCTGCGACGTTCCCGCAAGCTGCTTCAGGGCGATACGGTATGGTTCTCCCGAAGGATCGTGGTAGTGGACGGTATCGCCGGATATCGTGAAGTCGCTGACAGCTATAACACTGGGTACGTTGGGATTTGCAGGGTTGTGTTTTAACAGAATGTTTCCCCTAAACCCAGCCGGCTTAACACTGTATTCAAGAATTTGAGTGGTGGGTTCAAATGGTGTTATCCATGGAGCAAAGATGGCCATTGCTGACATGATACATATTGTTATCAAGCCTGCCAAAGCCCCTTTATTTTTTTTCAGTCGTTTCCACGTAAGCGTTACGATAGGAATCATCGCACCCTCACTTTCGGATCGAGCAGGGCGTTAATAATATCGGTGACTAAGTTGGTAATAACGAAAATCACCGCAGTTATCAGCACCGTACCCTGAATAACCGGATAGTCGAGTTTTTCGATGGCATTAAATGCTGCCAGGCCGATTCCCGGCCAGTTAAAAACCATTTCGATAAAGTAGGTGCCGGCAAGAAGGCCGGCAAACCATGCGCTAACGGTGGTGACAACAGGATTGAGAGCGTTTCGCAGGGCATGCCTGAAAAACACCTTGACGTTAGATAAGCCTTTCGCCCGGGCGGTGCGTACGTAGTCCATCCCTAAAACATCCAGCATGCTGGAACGGGTGATGCGTGCAATCACGCTCAATGGCCGAATGGCAAGTGTGATCATAGGCAGGGTAAGGTATTCCCATCCACGATCAATATATCCGCTGATAGGAAACCACTCCAGGATAACCGAGAACACCAGGATGAACAGCAGCCCAACAACAAACGAGGGAACACTAATCCCCAGCAGCGATGACCCCATCAGCGAGGTGTCGAGCCACGAGTTGGCCCTCCATGCTGCCCACACACCCAGTATAATACCAAGAACTGTGGCTATGAGCATCGATGTGGTGGCAAGCAGTGCCGTAGCCGGCAAACGGTCGGCAATGGTTTCAGCTACCGGTCTGCCGGTAACAAGACTCCGACCCATGTCGCCAGCAGTCAGGTTGCCTATGTAGTGTAGCATTTGAATGGCAAGGGGCTTGTCCAGACCCAGCTGTTTCTGAAGGTTCGCCACGCTCACAGAGTCTGCATGCTGTCCAAGAGCAACCCGTACAGGGTCACCCGGTGGTCTGATAAAGAACGTTAGTATTACAACTCCAAGGAGTACGGCAAGTGTGTACAACAACTGTCGGAGTGAAAGGGCATTTGCCAGTAGTTGGAAGAGTTTCATGGTGCGTCCGGCAATGAGTATTCCGACAGGGTTACGCGGGTAGGCTCCTGAACGTTCATGCCCAGGAGCTCACGGGCAATAAGCTGAAAGGTTGGCGTATAGTCTGTAAGATACAGCTGAGCAAAAGATCGCGTTGTATCCGTAACTCCATTGATCCAAGCTACATTAAGTGTTTGTGCTGCCTGTACTGAGGCTGCTTCGCCGCAGTCAATAAGCCGAACACCGGGGGCCATCTCCTGAATCAGCGGTGAGAGTAGCGGATAGTGAGTGCATCCAAGCACAAGGGTATCAATGCGCTGTGCCAGCAGAGGATTCAGATAGGTTCTGGCAACCAGTCGTGTTGCATCGGTATCAAGCCATCCTTCCTCAACAAGGGGAACGAAGAGCGGACATGCCTGGCTCATAACCGCGGCATCGCTGCGGTGAGCGTGAATACCCTGTTCATACACTCCGGAGGCAATCGTGGCCCTGGTTCCAACAATGCCGATACGTCCGCTCGGGCTAACCTGGGCGGCCTGCCTTGCTGCAGGTTCGATAACTCCAAGCACGGGTACAGGAAGGTGATACCTGAGAGACTCCAGTGCAACAGCGGAGACAGTATTACAGGCAATCACAATGAGTTTAACGTCATGGTCAAGTAAAAACGCCGCACATTCGGCTGCGTATTTGCGGACGGTTTCGGCGCTCTTGTTACCGTACGGTACGCGGGCAGTGTCGCCCAAGTACACAAACCGTTCATTCGGAAGGTGCATCATAAGCTTCCGCAGTACGGTAAGACCGCCAAGGCCCGAGTCAAATACACCAATGGGTTGTAGTTCTTCCGGCATATCGTCGAAAATACGCAGGGATAAGTACCTACTCTGCGTAGTTTACGGTTGTGAACCTCACCCTACGAATGCGGTTATCACTGATGTACGGGGCTGTGGCAGCCATCACAACGGTTGCCTTTGCCTTTATTGCGTATTACACAGTGATGGACGAGCTGCAGAATAATCTGGATGCTTCGTTGCTGCGGGCAGGCAACGGCTTACTTGCCGTAGTGCAGCGTGAGCACACACAACAGAACAGGCCACTCCAGCCGGTAAAGCAGCGTCGGAGGGATAGCCCCGACAATGTTTTTGAGTTTTTGCAACGATCGTCGCTACGGGAGTTCGTGGGTCCGATCCCTGTGACGGATGATGTTTTTGAGCAGCCACCCGACCCGGTATGGAGTGCCGTATATGAACACGTATTGTTGAATGCAAGTTCATTTTTATTACAGGTTCGATCGGCAAAAGGTGACATCGTCTGGAAATCCGACAACCTGCTTACTGATTCGCTGCCGTCACTTCGCAGTTTGCTGCCAACAGGGAAGGGAGATTCAAACCGGGTTTGGTCATGGTTTGAACAGGATGGAATTCGATATCGAATTGTTGTCATCGGAAGTTCGATAGCTGAAGTGGCTACCGCATACCCGGTTGGCGAAATTGATTTAATTCTGGTTCGGCTATTCAAGCTTGTACAATGGGGCTTCCCGGTAACGATTGTCGTCAGTATGTTTATCGGGTGGCTTCTGGCACGCAGGGCGTTGAAACCGGTGGACAGGGTGGTGAGGAGTGCGCGCAGGATAACGGCTGAAAACTTGTCGGAACGATTACCGGTACCGCCTGCGAACGATGAGATAGGCCGGCTTGTTGAAACACTGAACAGTATGATAGCGCGCCTCCAGCAATCGTTCGAACAGGTGCGTCAGTTTACATCAGATGCATCGCATGAATTAAAAACCCCGCTGGCAATAATGATGGGCGAGCTGGAGGTTGCCCTCCGAAATAAAAACGTGGGGGTGGAGGCCCGGGCAATCCTAACCAGTTGTCTGGAAGAAGTTGAGCGTTTAACGCACGTGGTACAGGGTCTTCTGGAACTGTCACGTGCAGAGTCGGGACAGGTTGTTATCGAGAAGGTGCCAGTTGATTTTTCGGTTATGATTGCCGATGTTGCCGATGTGATTGAACGGCTGGCAACGCGAAAGCAGATTACGCTGCACGTTGCCATTCAGCCTGACCTGATTGTTACCGGTGATGCGCTTCGACTACGGCAGGCTGTTTTGAATATTGTCGAGAACGCTGTAAAGTACACGCCAGCCGGTGGGACTGTTCATATTACGTTGCTTGCAGAGTTTAATGACGTGATTTTGCGCGTGAGTGATACCGGCATTGGAATTCCTGAAAGCAAGCTTCCGTTTATCTTCGACAGGTTTTACCGGGTTGATCAGGCACGGTCGCAGGATGTCTCTGGTACCGGCCTCGGCCTAAGTATCGTCCGCTGGATTGTTGATGAACATCACGGACGCATACAGGTTGAGAGTACCGAGGGCAAGGGTACAACCTTTAGCATGGTGCTGCCAAGAACAGTGTAAGTTTGTATCTCATTTCATTTTACATTACACCATGTTCGAACCGTTTCCAGACGATTTATCGTATCCAAAACTTGAAGAATCTGTTCTCGAATTCTGGGATGCCAATACTGTCTTCCAAACCGTACAGGATGCCCGAAAAGATGCCCCGGTTTTTTCGTTTTATGAAGGACCGCCAACTGTAAACGGACGTCCGGGAATACACCACGTGCTTGCACGGACTATTAAGGACACCATTTGCAGATACCGAACCATGCGGGGCTACGCAGTCCGTCGGCAGGCCGGATGGGATACTCACGGACTGCCCGTAGAGATTGCCGCAGAGAAGCGGCTGGGCATTACCGACAAGGCGCAGATCGAAACCATTGGCGTTGATGTGTTCAACAAGGAATGCAAGGCAATTGTTGATGAGAACATCAGTACCGATCAGGGATGGCGGTCGGTGACACGCCGAATGGGTTACTGGCTTGATATGGATTCGGCATATATCACCTGTACAAATAACTATGTTGAATCTGTCTGGTGGGCTCTGAAACAGTTTTTTGATAAGGGGCTTATCACCAAGGGGTTCAAAGTTGTTCCGCAAAGTCCTACCCTGGGTACTCCTCTAAGCAGCCACGAATTATCGCAGAATTATAAAGACGTTAAAGATCCTAATGTTTACCTGAATGTAACGATCACTCATTCCGCTCACCCCGAACTGGTTGGCGTTCAGGTGCTGATATGGACCACAACGCCGTGGACGCTGTTTGCCAATGTTGCGCTGGCAGTTGGTGCCAACATCGACTATGTTGTTGTGCAACACACCCGCCAGATTAAAGGGATACCCGAAGTAAGCGGACGATTTCTGATTGCCGAGAGCAGGCTCTCGGTGTTGCAGGGACCATACACCATTGAAGCCCGGTATAAAGGATCGGATATCGTGGGAGCTCGGTATGAACAGATTTTTTCTGACATTAAACTTGATATCGGGGCACACCCTCATGCTCTGACTATTGTCCCTGCCGACTTTGTAAGCACCGAAGACGGAAGCGGAATTGTGCACATGGCACCCGCCTTTGGACAGGATGACTACGAAGTGTCCAAGCAGTTTGATTTACCAATGCCTCAGCCTGTTACGGCAAACGGACGGTTTACGGACGACGTTGTGGCATTTGCCGGGCGTACTGTAAAAACATTTACCTATGCCGATCATACTGAAGAAGGGGCTGACAGGGATATTGTTAAAGCTCTGAAGGAAGCCGGTAAAATTTACCGTGCTACGTTTGACTACGTTCACAGTTATCCACACTGCTGGCGGACCGACAATCCCGTGATTTATTACGCCAGGGATTCATGGTTTATTACCTCACCACGCTACCGTGACAATCTGGTTGAGAACAACACAAAAATCTCGTGGCATCCACCGGAAATTGGCGCCGGACGATTTGGCAACTGGCTGGAAGAAGTCAAGGACTGGAGCCTGTCGCGCGACCGATACTGGGGTACTCCGCTTCCAATCTGGATCAGTGAGGATGGAACCGACATGTTTGCCGTCGGATCCATCGAAGAACTGCGGGAGGGTATGTACGAAGATGACGACGGAAGCCTGAGCCCCCTGAAAGAAAGCAATCGGGAGATCGACCTTCACCGTCCGTTTGTTGACAATGTTGTTTTTGTGCGCAACGGAAAACGATACCGCCGAACCACCGAAGTTGT
This is a stretch of genomic DNA from Ignavibacteria bacterium. It encodes these proteins:
- a CDS encoding ABC transporter permease is translated as MIPIVTLTWKRLKKNKGALAGLITICIMSAMAIFAPWITPFEPTTQILEYSVKPAGFRGNILLKHNPANPNVPSVIAVSDFTISGDTVHYHDPSGEPYRIALKQLAGTSQDDWHHRPLFLLGTDRFGRDVFSRLIYGLRVSLTVGLIAQAIALLIGVTLGAFAGYFRGWVDDGVMWVVNVVWSFPALLLVIAFSVILGKGYWQTFVAIGMSSWVDIARIVRGQFFSIREAEYVEATRAFGFGAVRTILRHMLPNAAGPVIVLTTAGFATAIIAEASLSFIGLGVQPPMSSLGQMIKDGYGYIALGTNWGLTVFPAAAMAIAVIAVNLLGDGLRDALDPRTTQR
- a CDS encoding ABC transporter permease — protein: MKLFQLLANALSLRQLLYTLAVLLGVVILTFFIRPPGDPVRVALGQHADSVSVANLQKQLGLDKPLAIQMLHYIGNLTAGDMGRSLVTGRPVAETIADRLPATALLATTSMLIATVLGIILGVWAAWRANSWLDTSLMGSSLLGISVPSFVVGLLFILVFSVILEWFPISGYIDRGWEYLTLPMITLAIRPLSVIARITRSSMLDVLGMDYVRTARAKGLSNVKVFFRHALRNALNPVVTTVSAWFAGLLAGTYFIEMVFNWPGIGLAAFNAIEKLDYPVIQGTVLITAVIFVITNLVTDIINALLDPKVRVR
- a CDS encoding glutamate racemase; the protein is MPEELQPIGVFDSGLGGLTVLRKLMMHLPNERFVYLGDTARVPYGNKSAETVRKYAAECAAFLLDHDVKLIVIACNTVSAVALESLRYHLPVPVLGVIEPAARQAAQVSPSGRIGIVGTRATIASGVYEQGIHAHRSDAAVMSQACPLFVPLVEEGWLDTDATRLVARTYLNPLLAQRIDTLVLGCTHYPLLSPLIQEMAPGVRLIDCGEAASVQAAQTLNVAWINGVTDTTRSFAQLYLTDYTPTFQLIARELLGMNVQEPTRVTLSEYSLPDAP
- a CDS encoding HAMP domain-containing protein; translated protein: MNLTLRMRLSLMYGAVAAITTVAFAFIAYYTVMDELQNNLDASLLRAGNGLLAVVQREHTQQNRPLQPVKQRRRDSPDNVFEFLQRSSLREFVGPIPVTDDVFEQPPDPVWSAVYEHVLLNASSFLLQVRSAKGDIVWKSDNLLTDSLPSLRSLLPTGKGDSNRVWSWFEQDGIRYRIVVIGSSIAEVATAYPVGEIDLILVRLFKLVQWGFPVTIVVSMFIGWLLARRALKPVDRVVRSARRITAENLSERLPVPPANDEIGRLVETLNSMIARLQQSFEQVRQFTSDASHELKTPLAIMMGELEVALRNKNVGVEARAILTSCLEEVERLTHVVQGLLELSRAESGQVVIEKVPVDFSVMIADVADVIERLATRKQITLHVAIQPDLIVTGDALRLRQAVLNIVENAVKYTPAGGTVHITLLAEFNDVILRVSDTGIGIPESKLPFIFDRFYRVDQARSQDVSGTGLGLSIVRWIVDEHHGRIQVESTEGKGTTFSMVLPRTV
- a CDS encoding isoleucine--tRNA ligase produces the protein MFEPFPDDLSYPKLEESVLEFWDANTVFQTVQDARKDAPVFSFYEGPPTVNGRPGIHHVLARTIKDTICRYRTMRGYAVRRQAGWDTHGLPVEIAAEKRLGITDKAQIETIGVDVFNKECKAIVDENISTDQGWRSVTRRMGYWLDMDSAYITCTNNYVESVWWALKQFFDKGLITKGFKVVPQSPTLGTPLSSHELSQNYKDVKDPNVYLNVTITHSAHPELVGVQVLIWTTTPWTLFANVALAVGANIDYVVVQHTRQIKGIPEVSGRFLIAESRLSVLQGPYTIEARYKGSDIVGARYEQIFSDIKLDIGAHPHALTIVPADFVSTEDGSGIVHMAPAFGQDDYEVSKQFDLPMPQPVTANGRFTDDVVAFAGRTVKTFTYADHTEEGADRDIVKALKEAGKIYRATFDYVHSYPHCWRTDNPVIYYARDSWFITSPRYRDNLVENNTKISWHPPEIGAGRFGNWLEEVKDWSLSRDRYWGTPLPIWISEDGTDMFAVGSIEELREGMYEDDDGSLSPLKESNREIDLHRPFVDNVVFVRNGKRYRRTTEVVDVWFDSGSVPFAQFHYPFENKEKFEKEFPADFIAEGIDQTRGWFYTMHNIATALFGSVAFKNVIVNDLVLDKDGQKMSKSRGNTVDPFSLFGTYGADAIRWYLMVSSPVWKPKLFNETDIARTVVAELFRSITNVYDFFAMYANIDGFAATTPAPAVETRPEIDRWIVSRLQTVRRDVMESFDEFDITLACRTIQEFCIEEVSNWYVRRNRRRFWKGTMDADKESAYHTLYEILLGVTQLMAPVVPMISEAIFQRLKKESHQVSIHCCILPLFEEALIDAELEQRMKQAQIIVSLARSLREKARIKTRQPLRRILLPVDGPAARRQIQSVQDIIMEEINVKEIEYVSDDTSIVRRSARPNFKVIGKKYGDRTQLVAAAIRTMTNDHVRKLEQSSVLACTVGDEIVQVEYEDVEIISEDIEGWLVASEGTITVALDTEIDDVLEREGLAREFVSRIQKIRKDSGFNVTDRVSLVLVGDDETYKALVSMRSYIVMETLATSLERGEQPEGVDLEINGRFVNVRVLRD